The following proteins are encoded in a genomic region of Phragmites australis chromosome 9, lpPhrAust1.1, whole genome shotgun sequence:
- the LOC133928844 gene encoding DNA-directed RNA polymerase II subunit RPB7, with protein sequence MFFHIVLERNMQLHPRHFGPHLRDKLVSKLIKDVEGTCSGRHGFVVAITGVEDIGKGLIREGTGYVTFPVKYQCVVFRPFKGEILEAVVTMVNKMGFFAEAGPVQIFVSNHLIPDDMEFQSGDVPNYTTSDGSVKIQKESEVRLKIIGTRVDATEIFCIGTIKDDFLGVINDPGSAV encoded by the exons ATGTTCTTCCACATCGTGCTGGAGCGGAACATGCAGCTGCACCCGCGGCACTTCGGGCCGCACCTCCGCGACAAGCTCGTCTCCAAGCTCATCAAGGACGTCGAGGGCACCTGCAG CGGGAGGCACGGGTTCGTGGTGGCGATCACGGGGGTAGAGGACATCGGGAAGGGGCTCATCCGGGAGGGCACCGGCTACGTCACCTTCCCCGTCAAGTACCAGTGCGTCGTCTTCCGGCCCTTCAAGGGCGAGATCCTCGAGGCCGTCGTTACCATGGTCAATAAG ATGGGCTTCTTTGCAGAGGCCGGGCCGGTGCAGATCTTCGTGTCCAACCAT TTGATTCCTGATGATATGGAGTTCCAATCTGGTGATGTGCCAAACTACACAACGTCTGATGGATCG GTGAAAATTCAAAAAGAGAGTGAAGTGCGGTTGAAGATTATTGGCACTCGTGTTGATGCAACAGAAATC TTTTGTATCGGAACAATTAAAGATGACTTTCTGGGTGTTATCAATGATCCTGGATCAGCAGTGTAA